AAAAGCTGCGATAAGTTAAGTGGACTTTTGTAAAAAGATAAGAAAAGACTCACACTGCCCCCTCCAAACGGAAGGGTTTTTGATTTGCATGGTTTCTGTAAACTTGCTGCTTTAAAGTCCTCTCCTTTGGAGAGGATTTAGGTGCGCCTGTTTAGGTAGGGCTTCGCCCCTCAAATTTTCAGCTTCACCCAAATTTTCTGTTGCCTGTAGCTATCTTTAATTAGATTTACCTGATGGAAAAAACCGGGAAACAGTTATGGTTTTACTGTTCGCTGCTGATAGCCGTAATGCTTAATAGCGGGAGGTTGCTCGCCCTGCGCGAAAATGGCATTGTGGCCCATTACTGGCGATTTAACGCTGCGGAATTTGCCTACCAATTATTGGCGCAGCTTGGTTTCTGCTACTTCTTATTCTCGCTCAATTTGGGCCGCGGCCGGTTGGCAAGGTATCGCGACAATAACAGATACCTGCGCTATCTGTCGCTCAATTTTTTTATTGCATTTGTTGGTATGGTGCTGATAGGCGGCGTGCAAAAACGGGTATTTAGCTTTAACCCCAACCAAATAAGGGGCGCCTTTTGGCTGGGATATTTAACCCGGTACGCTTTAGCAGCTTTACTAATTGGTATTATTATAAAGATAGTGCTGCTGCTGCGCCAAAACAAACAACAGGCCATTGAAAACGAGCAACTTAAAAATGCCTATACCACAGCCGAACTGGAGTTATTAAAAGAGCAGCTTAACCCACACTTTTTATTTAACTCGCTGAGCAGTTTATCGGGCGTGGTGCGCGAAAACCCGGCCCTGGCGCAGCAATATATTAAACATCTGTCGGCGGTTTTCAGGTATGCATTAGTTAAGCCCGCCAGTAACCTGGTTACAGTTAATGAAGAATTAACGATGGTAAAATCATTTGCTCAATTATTAAAAATGAGATTTGAAAATGCCTTCGAGCTATTAATTGACGTGGGCGATGCTTTCCTCCAATATAAGCTGCCACATTTATCGTTACAACCTTTATTGGAAAACGCGGCCAAGCACAATGCCGCTACCCTAAAAACTCCATTGCAGGTAACCATTAAAATGTGCGGCGACGAATTATCTGTAAGTAACAACCTTAACCCGGTAGATGCAGATGGCACCGGCACCGGCCTGGCCAACCTTAACCAGCGCTACAAAATATTGATGCAACGGGAAATAGACATTGAACAAACTACCAGCCATTTTACAGTTAAGCTCCCTTTGAAACATGAATAAACTACGTGTTGTTATAGTTGAAGACGAACCTGTTACTGCCCGTAACCTGGCACATGTGCTGCAAAACCTTGATGACAATATAATTATTACGGCATCCCTACCCGATGTAAAAGACGCTGTGGAATGGTTTAATGCCAATCCCGATAGCTACGACCTTGTATTTATGGATATCCGCCTTGCTGATGGCGTATCCTTTGATATTTTTAAGCAGGCCGAGATTCTGAAACCGGTGATATTTGTAACGGCCTATAACGATTATGCCATTCAGGCTTTTAAAAATAATGGCATTGATTATATTCTTAAACCTTTTGATGAGGCCGAAATTGAGCTGTCGCTAAGCAAGTTTAAACGCCTGGTAGTGCAAGGGCCCAAAAGCGATGCGAACCCATCCTTTGAGCAACTGCTGCAACAGGTAAAAATATTGGCAAAACCGCATAAAAAATCATTCCTGGTTCATTTCCGGAATAAGCTGATCCCGGTTGAAACCGCTAAAATTTCCTGGTTTTATACCGCGCATGAAATAGTATACGCCCAAACCACAGACGGCCAACAATACAACATCGAATTTACAATGGAGCAACTGGAGCAACAGTTGGAGCCCGATATGTTTTTTCGTGCCAACCGGCAGTTCATCATCAACCGCAAGGCGCTAACCGAAGTTGACTTTTATTTTAACGGGCGCCTGTCGCTGAAAATGAAACCCGAACCACCGGAGAAAATCCTCATCAGCAAAGCGAGGGTGCCGGAGTTTAAAAAATGGGTAGATAGCTGATATTTTTGATTTCGGATGTTCGATTTCGGATTTATCAAACGGAAATAACGAGTACAGTCACTTCGGCCCCCGGTTTTTCAGCTTCGCCGGGTTTCATCAAACTTAAGCCGCATTTTCTGGTCAACTTTATATTGTCAATCAAAAAACGACAAAATAATTCAAACGATTAAGAAAATGAAACATCAAATTGGCCCATACCGCATATACATATTATTATTCCTGGCACTACTTGTAACGGCCGAAATTATCTGGAACTGGAAGAAAGATAAAAACGTTTACGACGTTAAAGAAACGTTTTCAAACCTGTTTGTTTTTGTTGGCTTCCAGTTCTCCAAATACCTTTTCGCCGGCTACCAGTTAGCCATACTTGGCTTTTTTGCCAAATTGGCGCCCTTCACATTACCCAGCAATGGCTGGGTTTTCCTGCTCACTTTTTTTACCGCCGATTTTATCTACTACTGGTTTCACCGCATCTCGCACCATTGGAAACCGCTCTGGGCTTTCCATCTTATCCATCACTCGGCTATGCACATGAATCTTACGGCAGCTTACAGGCTTAATTGGTTTTCGGCAATTGTTAGTCCGCTGTTTTTTATTCCGGCAGCATTATTGGGTATGCCAACAGACTTTATTGTAATATCGTATGTACTTAACCTGGCTTATCAATTCTTTTTACATACAGAAGTTGTTGGCACATTGGGCGTGGTAGAACATGTAATGGATACACCATCATCGCACCGGGTGCATCATGGCAGCAATCCTATTTATATTGATAAAAACTTTGGAGGGGTGTTCATCATCTGGGATAAATTATTTGGCACTTATCAGCCCGAAACCGAAAAGGTAAACTATGGCCTAACCACCGGTTTTGTGAGCAACAATCCATTTGTTTTGGTTGCCCGCGGGTTTATAGATCTGTTTAAAAATAAAAAGCTTTCTGAAATGAAGAGCTCCCCAGGTACAATCACCCTCAAAAAGCCGGTGTTAGCCAAGCAAAGCTATCAGCAGGTAATACCCTAGTCGTACAAAAATCAAACTGAATAATATATACACAACATTAAAATTTAATATCATGAAAAACGTAAAAACAACAATGGTGATATTGCTGATGGCATCAAGCCTTGGTTTAGGTTTAAACTCCTGTAAAAAAGATGGCGTTGCAGCCACCGACGTGTCTATTACCGAAGCCGACGCGGCAGAACTTACTACCGATGCTGTAACGCCAACAACTGGCGGGTTTGCCTTACAGGTAAACAGCTCCGTAACTATCTATAAAACGGTTGTACTAAGTTGCGGCGTTAAAAAGGACTCAACCTTAACCAAAACAAGCGCGGCTGGTGCAACACCGTCATACAGCTACAATCTCAGCTGGAATTATATGCTCACCTGCGCCGGTATTGTGCCCAGCCAGCTTACCTTTAATTTTACCGGTTCGCACACTTTTGATGGCACGCGCATGTCGTCAAACGGCAGTAGCACAGGCGGCTTTGTACTCACTAATTTGCAGCCATCTGCATCAACTTATTCCTTAAGCACCACTTTTACCCATACCGGCACCGAAACCTCGAAAATTGCCCGTAAATACACCTTCACAAGCAATTTAAGCATTACATCGTCAAACATACTGGTTGATAAAACTACTTTA
The genomic region above belongs to Mucilaginibacter sp. KACC 22773 and contains:
- a CDS encoding sensor histidine kinase, translating into MEKTGKQLWFYCSLLIAVMLNSGRLLALRENGIVAHYWRFNAAEFAYQLLAQLGFCYFLFSLNLGRGRLARYRDNNRYLRYLSLNFFIAFVGMVLIGGVQKRVFSFNPNQIRGAFWLGYLTRYALAALLIGIIIKIVLLLRQNKQQAIENEQLKNAYTTAELELLKEQLNPHFLFNSLSSLSGVVRENPALAQQYIKHLSAVFRYALVKPASNLVTVNEELTMVKSFAQLLKMRFENAFELLIDVGDAFLQYKLPHLSLQPLLENAAKHNAATLKTPLQVTIKMCGDELSVSNNLNPVDADGTGTGLANLNQRYKILMQREIDIEQTTSHFTVKLPLKHE
- a CDS encoding LytR/AlgR family response regulator transcription factor; protein product: MNKLRVVIVEDEPVTARNLAHVLQNLDDNIIITASLPDVKDAVEWFNANPDSYDLVFMDIRLADGVSFDIFKQAEILKPVIFVTAYNDYAIQAFKNNGIDYILKPFDEAEIELSLSKFKRLVVQGPKSDANPSFEQLLQQVKILAKPHKKSFLVHFRNKLIPVETAKISWFYTAHEIVYAQTTDGQQYNIEFTMEQLEQQLEPDMFFRANRQFIINRKALTEVDFYFNGRLSLKMKPEPPEKILISKARVPEFKKWVDS
- a CDS encoding sterol desaturase family protein; translation: MKHQIGPYRIYILLFLALLVTAEIIWNWKKDKNVYDVKETFSNLFVFVGFQFSKYLFAGYQLAILGFFAKLAPFTLPSNGWVFLLTFFTADFIYYWFHRISHHWKPLWAFHLIHHSAMHMNLTAAYRLNWFSAIVSPLFFIPAALLGMPTDFIVISYVLNLAYQFFLHTEVVGTLGVVEHVMDTPSSHRVHHGSNPIYIDKNFGGVFIIWDKLFGTYQPETEKVNYGLTTGFVSNNPFVLVARGFIDLFKNKKLSEMKSSPGTITLKKPVLAKQSYQQVIP